From a single Phragmites australis chromosome 7, lpPhrAust1.1, whole genome shotgun sequence genomic region:
- the LOC133924141 gene encoding probable BOI-related E3 ubiquitin-protein ligase 2: MAVQAQCLSHAFLPHDLGDAFRELEGAAAGGGGGGSIFLDELGLGGCAPAAAGIGDAVFGDATCSELTCNGDIGGGGYGFLPRKRSRMDTEFLEGGLQGLAALPQTAPQGQLFTGDMQSRAVGCRVASTSGRAIVNGASLSHGVLSQLYHQGVEIDALVRLETERMRAGLLEACRRHASAMVVAIERAAAGRLRAAEAELERSRYRNAELEERLRQLSAEGQAWLCVAKRHEAVAAGLRATLDQLLQQPTACALANADANAEDAQSCCFETGPAGVADDADFSRASRCCKSCGGGEACVLLLPCRHLCLCRSCEAATDACPVCAATKNASLHVVS, from the exons ATGGCCGTGCAGGCGCAGTGCCTCTCCCACGCCTTCCTTCCCCACGACCTCGGTGATGCCTTCAGGGAGCTGGAGGGCGCGgcagctggcggcggcggcggcggctccataTTCTTGGACGAGCTCGGTCTCGGCGGGTGcgcgccagctgcggcggggatcGGGGACGCCGTGTTTGGTGATGCCACGTGCAGCGAGCTCACCTGCAACGGTGACATCGGCGGCGGAGGGTACGGGTTTCTGCCGAGGAAGCGATCGCGCATGGACACCGAGTTCTTGGAGGGGGGCCTGCAGGGTCTGGCGGCTCTGCCCCAGACGGCGCCGCAAGGTCAGCTGTTCACCGGTGACATGCAGAGCAGGGCGGTCGGGTGCCGCGTGGCGTCCACAAGCGGCCGTGCGATCGTCAATGGCGCGTCCCTCTCGCATGGGGTTCTGTCGCAGCTCTACCACCAGGGTGTGGAGATCGACGCGCTTGTACGGCTCGAG ACTGAGAGGATGCGCGCGGGTCTCTTGGAGGCGTGCCGGCGCCACGCGAGTGCGATGGTGGTCGCTATAGAGCGCGCCGCGGCTGGGCGGCTGCGTGCAGCGGAGGCGGAACTTGAGCGCTCACGCTACCGCAACGCGGAGCTCGAGGAGAGGCTCCGGCAACTGAGCGCCGAAGGGCAGGCGTGGCTGTGCGTTGCCAAGAGACACGAGGCCGTTGCCGCAGGCCTCCGCGCCACGCTCGACCAGCTCCTGCAGCAGCCCACCGCCTGCGCCCTCGCCAACGCCGACGCCAATGCGGAGGACGCGCAGTCCTGCTGCTTCGAGACCGGCCCAGCGGGCGTCGCCGACGACGCGGATTTCAGTAGGGCGTCCCGGTGCTGCAAgtcctgcggcggcggcgaggcatGCGTACTGCTACTCCCATGCCGCCACCTGTGCCTGTGCCGCTCGTGCGAGGCCGCCACGGACGCGTGCCCCGTCTGCGCGGCCACCAAGAACGCCTCGCTCCATGTCGTGTCCTGA